The following coding sequences are from one Beggiatoa alba B18LD window:
- a CDS encoding DUF4276 family protein produces MKLLVFFLEEPSAREMLQLLLPRLLPTKDFHYQFIVFEGKQDLEKNIARKIKNWHCPVDYFIILRDQDSGDCYTIKQHLVLKTADKPNVLIRIACHELESWYLGDLSAVEKGLNIKNLSKKQDNRKYRNPDKLANAAEELTKLTDGLYQKVSGSRAIGAYLSIEPNTNQSTSFNIFLSGLQKIITILDNSNFQN; encoded by the coding sequence ATGAAGTTATTAGTCTTTTTCTTAGAAGAACCCTCAGCCAGAGAAATGTTACAGTTATTATTACCGCGTTTATTGCCCACAAAAGATTTTCACTATCAATTTATTGTTTTCGAGGGCAAACAAGACTTAGAAAAGAATATTGCCCGTAAAATCAAAAATTGGCATTGTCCCGTTGACTATTTTATTATTTTACGCGACCAAGACAGCGGTGATTGCTATACAATAAAACAACATTTAGTCTTAAAAACGGCAGATAAACCCAATGTTTTAATTAGAATTGCTTGTCATGAACTAGAAAGTTGGTACTTAGGCGATTTAAGTGCCGTAGAAAAAGGACTGAATATAAAAAACCTTTCCAAAAAACAAGATAACCGTAAATATCGCAATCCCGATAAATTAGCAAATGCAGCTGAAGAACTTACAAAATTAACCGACGGTCTTTATCAAAAAGTTTCTGGTTCGCGTGCGATAGGGGCTTATTTATCTATAGAACCCAATACTAATCAATCCACTAGCTTTAATATATTTTTATCAGGATTACAAAAAATTATCACCATTTTAGACAATTCAAATTTTCAAAACTAA